The Novosphingobium sp. THN1 genome includes a window with the following:
- a CDS encoding Lrp/AsnC family transcriptional regulator, with amino-acid sequence MARGPMSQIFSFDATDQAIIRELRGNGRANNQQIAEVLGLTATTVSTRIRRMEDANQLRVVAVSDFSAHGFNVLLRISVEVDGRPASEVAQELGALPEVVAAHMVTGRYDIDMLVALHDFDDLSEFLLDKLSTVRGIRTLTPHIVVDIIKYQFDVAPIEGRPGDSRGNGGNA; translated from the coding sequence ATGGCACGGGGACCGATGAGCCAGATCTTCAGTTTCGACGCAACCGACCAGGCAATCATCCGCGAATTGCGGGGCAACGGGCGGGCCAACAACCAGCAAATTGCCGAAGTCCTCGGGCTTACAGCGACGACGGTTTCAACCCGCATCCGCCGCATGGAAGATGCCAATCAGTTGCGCGTCGTCGCTGTGTCGGACTTCTCCGCCCACGGCTTCAACGTTCTGCTGCGCATTTCGGTCGAGGTTGACGGCCGCCCGGCTTCCGAAGTTGCGCAGGAGCTCGGCGCCCTGCCCGAAGTGGTCGCTGCGCACATGGTGACGGGTCGCTACGATATCGACATGCTCGTCGCCCTGCACGATTTCGACGACCTTTCGGAATTCCTGCTCGACAAGCTTTCCACCGTGCGCGGCATCCGCACGCTGACGCCGCACATCGTGGTCGACATCATCAAGTACCAGTTCGACGTCGCACCGATCGAGGGCCGCCCCGGTGACAGCCGCGGCAATGGAGGGAACGCCTGA
- a CDS encoding TolC family protein, giving the protein MKYSLVLAWPLLMAAPLLAQTSDQSLTGLSDTAVVEAIESHPRSRAADAKVEAARQEANALRATQNEFTLSGDVSRRTIEDEGRYAEYTVSLERPIRLPGKSALDRKAGVLGVRVAELRAEDARHQLALQLNELWWDWVAAAAEATTLAQTQQTLERAYRAVDSQVRVQDAAQVDADRAMAEAAMNRAGLDAALSGAGIARERLAAQFPQLALPAQAPPLTQPGQPPAELARLREAVMTCNHELPAALAESERLAALAERSSRNRIADPTIGAQFFSERGGLERGAGIVFSMPIGGRYRAALSDQAAAEAQVAAAEAASARFDVMEMATTDYSAALGTVQAWKATAAAAASSRRAADRLEAGNRLGHVDLADLLLAERQAKDAALAETRARAAALRAETKLRIDAHQLWLDCSHEQNGLQ; this is encoded by the coding sequence ATGAAGTACAGTCTTGTTCTTGCATGGCCGCTGCTGATGGCGGCCCCGCTCCTTGCCCAGACCAGCGACCAGTCCCTCACCGGTCTTTCCGATACGGCTGTGGTGGAGGCGATAGAGTCCCATCCCCGCTCTCGCGCCGCCGATGCCAAGGTCGAGGCAGCGCGACAGGAGGCTAACGCGCTGCGTGCCACCCAGAATGAGTTCACGCTGTCAGGCGATGTCAGCCGGCGCACCATCGAGGATGAAGGGCGCTACGCAGAATACACCGTTTCGCTGGAACGTCCGATCCGTCTTCCCGGCAAGTCTGCGCTGGATCGCAAGGCCGGCGTTCTGGGTGTCCGCGTCGCCGAATTGCGCGCCGAAGACGCCCGGCATCAACTGGCGCTGCAATTGAACGAGCTGTGGTGGGATTGGGTCGCTGCAGCGGCCGAGGCAACGACCCTGGCCCAGACGCAACAGACGCTGGAGCGCGCCTACCGGGCGGTGGACAGCCAGGTCCGCGTGCAGGATGCGGCGCAAGTGGATGCCGACCGTGCCATGGCCGAAGCGGCCATGAACCGCGCCGGATTGGACGCGGCGCTTTCCGGGGCAGGCATTGCGCGCGAAAGGCTGGCCGCCCAGTTCCCGCAACTGGCCTTGCCCGCGCAAGCCCCGCCCTTGACTCAACCCGGCCAGCCACCTGCAGAACTCGCCCGCCTGCGTGAGGCGGTCATGACCTGCAATCACGAACTCCCGGCGGCACTGGCCGAATCCGAGCGCCTCGCCGCCCTGGCCGAGCGCAGCAGTCGCAACCGCATCGCCGATCCGACAATCGGCGCGCAGTTCTTCAGCGAGCGCGGCGGACTGGAACGCGGCGCCGGGATCGTGTTCTCGATGCCGATCGGCGGTCGCTATCGCGCGGCGCTGTCCGATCAGGCCGCAGCCGAGGCGCAAGTCGCTGCTGCCGAAGCTGCCAGCGCTCGTTTCGACGTGATGGAGATGGCCACGACAGACTACTCGGCGGCGCTGGGAACAGTGCAGGCATGGAAGGCAACAGCGGCGGCTGCGGCCAGCAGCAGGCGCGCCGCCGATCGGCTCGAGGCCGGAAATCGCCTCGGTCACGTCGATCTTGCGGATCTGCTTCTTGCCGAACGTCAGGCAAAGGACGCGGCGCTCGCCGAAACCCGGGCTCGGGCCGCTGCGCTACGGGCCGAGACGAAATTGCGTATCGATGCCCATCAACTCTGGCTCGATTGCAGCCACGAACAAAACGGACTGCAATGA